A window of Drosophila subobscura isolate 14011-0131.10 chromosome E, UCBerk_Dsub_1.0, whole genome shotgun sequence contains these coding sequences:
- the LOC117891952 gene encoding uncharacterized protein LOC117891952 isoform X1 — MFGSKLRSWMETHIVRPRKKGNKHKQAASEASHSGSTSTGNGKKAGTLPPQGSNLTSPVLTSSGSHSIASPVRRREVSPIQCHPPSRRYGWQSPDEDSYVITSPKSDNLLYAPQCYQPHQQLQHQQQQHQAHHLSVPNCKDISCAEKSPTKVNCSSSSISSLSWSTGSKEPSSGKQTTFKEQQSNGEYHIPPEEEDEVEYEEVGALLLRPQAPIRDYQRPQSENLAGMRLIYEEETKPNSNHVRYGRLLPSKLAPVQLGDSVDSLITGVTPIPPAATTASAGSRIRTPRGVQRTNFMPGPRPHSLPSPESAYSTGYSTDGTSPCAASNYNPPEYYINMRSGTHYFPKSVNSLAIEAQRYKFGLNRIEEMSPMDPLPKSNFANAVHGLESSPSPLALRQQPKLFESPSPRQRCRIRTNPWYSTAEHMPPSSSAPTRLELDATSTTSTTSSGIKSGNELEVPAAKTTATTETVKATAYATTTSCRGTPRKSARVGVEGGVAPGAAGGVAYESSEGSSSSTEVENLHAPHTIKRRHLEQVETTTTSAPVAAGGGAGVTTTSFMLSDDEATLNEMIGKFDESYIYEKETDILSSDSDPTDDCASELDTGQDAGDECDTDELLDIDFIDTSSMQEVVLDRQDLSRNLGSCQYYFNQPISPLIKRKSSTRSRRKSGQEAADGSQQRRRKRFLKTRKKSCENREKLPESPLRQPRGSRSVGGTPVCLRRKLLGPKERIYKTSPLSNRSNSLIFGSINEKPSLTIAESEKALLKADLEADIKYKQLIMEAEQMLESMRNSLQSIPRDTPVASPRRVNPLANKRVEMLKHSEVDSKKQPAPPVTPPSEHELAAAINKRIEMLKFAENTTASSPPNSPKPGRCSPRKTHLTNFINQNAPPELPPRKINGNPTVTAPLSPQLQLNGRRLQESPLGKRRMMTVTSTTTTTTFSFNDDDSEMDCIAVEDVGNNNVEEPLPASLGNNNNFYCPHSEPLKRKVYKGSSSFERIKKNFDLELEISGRSKSNERSQSKLLTSVSAKSSMHDVTGNETNAQAMGGGGSNHKHKLILSTIVDLKRSLENQSHQLSGLNGDQN, encoded by the exons ATGTTTGGATCCAAGTTGCGCTCCTGGATGGAGACGCACATCGTGCGTCCGCGGAAGAAGGGAAACAAGCACAAGCAGGCCGCCTCAGAGGCCTCGCACAGTGGCAGCACCTCCACAGGGAATGGCAAGAAGGCGGGCACACTGCCTCCACAGGGCAGCAACCTCACCAGCCCCGTTCTGACAAGTAGCGGAAGCCACAGCATCGCCAGTCCAGTGCGGAGGCGCGAAGTATCTCCCATTCAGTGCCAT CCTCCCAGTCGTCGGTATGGATGGCAGTCACCAGATGAAGATTCATACGTCATCACATCGCCAAAATCGGACAATCTGCTGTATGCCCCACAATGCTACCAGCcacatcagcagctgcagcatcagcagcaacagcaccaggcCCATCACCTGAGCGTGCCCAACTGCAAGGACATCTCCTGTGCGGAAAAGTCACCCACCAAAGTGAACTGTTCCTCTTCGTCGATTTCGTCGCTCTCCTGGTCGACGGGATCCAAGGAGCCCTCGTCGGGCAAGCAAACAACAttcaaggagcagcagtccAATGGGGAATACCACATTCCACCCGAAGAGGAAGATGAGGTGGAGTACGAGGAGGTAGGCGCTCTGCTGTTGCGCCCCCAGGCTCCTATAAGAGACTATCAGCGTCCGCAGTCGGAGAACTTGGCCGGCATGCGTTTGATCTACGAGGAGGAGACCAAACCAAACTCCAACCATGTTCGTTATGGCCGTCTGCTGCCCTCGAAACTGGCACCTGTTCAACTGGGTGATTCTGTGGACAGCCTGATCACTGGTGTTACACCCATTCCACCCGCTGCAACCACTGCATCCGCTGGCTCAAGGATTCGTACACCACGGGGAGTGCAACGCACTAATTTCATGCCCGGACCGCGCCCCCATAGCTTGCCATCTCCGGAGAGCGCCTACTCCACGGGCTACTCAACTGACGGCACCTCGCCATGCGCCGCCAGCAACTACAATCCCCCCGAGTACTACATCAACATGCGCTCGGGCACTCACTATTTCCCCAAGAGCGTCAACTCGCTGGCCATCGAGGCTCAGCGCTACAAGTTCGGCTTGAATCGCATCGAGGAAATGTCACCCATGGACCCGTTGCCCAAGAGCAACTTTGCTAATGCCGTTCACGGCCTGGAGTCGTCGCCCAGTCCCTTGGCACttcggcagcagccaaagctaTTTGAAT CACCCTCGCCGAGACAGCGCTGTCGCATAAGGACCAATCCGTGGTACAGCACTGCCGAGCATATGCCACCCTCCTCTTCGGCGCCTACGCGTCTGGAGCTGGatgccaccagcaccacctccaccacATCGTCGGGCATTAAGTCGGGCAATGAGCTGGAAGTTCCGGCTgccaaaacaacagccacaacagaaaCAGTAAAGGCAACAGCATATGCAACCACCACCAGCTGCAGAGGCACTCCCAGAAAGTCTGCTAGAGTCGGTGTGGAGGGTGGCGTTGCACCTGGGGCAGCTGGGGGAGTTGCTTACGAGTCCTCGGAGGGCTCTTCGTCGTCGACTGAAGTGGAAAATCTGCATGCCCCACACACCATAAAGCGGCGCCACTTGGAGCAGGTGGAGACGACAACAACTTCAGCCCCggtggctgctggcggtggcgcTGGAGTAACCACCACCTCCTTCATGCTCAGCGATGATGAGGCCACACTCAACGAGATGATTGGCAAGTTTGACGAGAGCTACATCTACGAAAAGGAGACAGACATACTCAG CAGCGATTCTGATCCCACAGATGACTGTGCCTCGGAGCTGGACACCGGGCAGGATGCGGGCGATGAGTGTGATACTGATGAGCTGCTGGACATCGACTTTATTGACACCTCGTCCATGCAGGAGGTGGTCCTCGACCGTCAGGATCTGTCCCGCAATCTGGGAAGCTGCCAGTACTACTTCAATCAGCCGATCAGTCCCTTGATCAAGCGCAAGTCCTCGACCCGCTCCCGACGGAAAAGCGGACAAGAGGCCGCCGATGGTTCGCAGCAGCGACGGCGGAAGCGTTTCCTCAAGACACGTAAGAAGAGCTGTGAGAACCGCGAGAAGCTCCCGGAATCACCACTGCGTCAGCCTCGCGGTTCGCGTAGTGTGGGCGGAACGCCAGTCTGCCTGCGTCGAAAACTGCTGGGCCCCAAGGAGAG GATCTACAAGACATCGCCGCTTTCGAATCGCTCCAATTCGCTGATCTTTGGTAGCATCAATGAGAAACCCTCGTTGACCATTGCCGAGAGCGAGAAGGCGCTGCTGAAGGCTGACTTGGAGGCGGACATCAAGTACAAGCAGCTCATCATGGAGGCCGAACAAATGCTGGAGTCAATGAGAAACAGCTTGCAGAG taTTCCACGGGACACACCCGTCGCCAGTCCGAGGCGCGTAAATCCCTTAGCCAACAAGCGCGTGGAAATGCTTAAGCACAGTGAGGTGGACTCAAAGAAGCAGCCGGCGCCACCGGTCACTCCTCCGTCGGAGCATGAGCTGGCCGCCGCCATCAATAAGCGCATCGAGATGCTGAAGTTTGCTGAAAATACGACGGCATCATCGCCACCAAATAGTCCCAAACCTGGCCGCTGCAGTCCCCGGAAGACTCATCTCACCAACTTCATTAATCAGAATGCTCCGCCCGAGTTGCCGCCGCGCAAAATAAACGGCAACCCAACGGTAACTGCTCCGCTCTCACCGCAGCTGCAGTTGAATGGGAGGCGGCTCCAGGAGAGTCCCTTGGGCAAGCGACGCATGATGACTGTGACGTCGACGACTACGACCACAACGTTCAGCTTCAATGACGACGACTCGGAGATGGACTGCATTGCTGTGGAGGATGTGGGCAATAACAACGTAGAGGAGCCTCTGCCAGCATCTCTtggcaataacaacaatttctACTGTCCACACAGTGAGCCGCTGAAGCGAAAGGTCTACAAGGGCAGCTCTTCCTTTGAGCGCATCAAGAAGAACTTTGACTTGGAGCTAG AAATAAGCGGTCGCAGCAAGTCGAACGAACGTTCGCAATCAAAGTTGTTGACTTCCGTCTCGGCCAAGAGCTCGATGCATGATGTGACGGGTAATGAGACGAATGCTCAGGCAATGGGCGGCGGAGGGAGTAACCACAAGCATAAGCTAATACTGAGCACCATTGTGGATCTGAAGCGGAGTCTGGAGAATCAGAGCCATCAGTTGAGCGGCTTGAACGGTGACCAGAACTGA
- the LOC117891959 gene encoding dnaJ homolog subfamily C member 21 — protein MRCYYEELGLQRDANDGDIKTAYRKLALRWHPDKNPESLAEAKEKFLLIQQAYEVLSDAQERSWYDNHREQILRGKNSEYTENCLDVFPYFTSSCYKGYDDSAKGFYKVYADVFVKIASEDFEFMDSDDEMDCAPPFGNSESSYEEVVGPFYAYWTAYTTKKSYEWLCPYDVREIKERFILRKVEKEMKKIVQAARKERNEEIRNLVSFVRKRDRRVLAYRRVLEERAEANRLKQEEKRREQWRKRKEEMAAAKENKVFNEGYEEQLRQLEQAYGSDSDDYTDEEDDDEDGDGSEADSDENLDAEETEYEVEYVDDLYCVACNKSFKNAKAKANHEESKKHRDNVERLRQEMEAEEEAFNHASPEDSLNDVEETLAAVLLNDEQEDAQEDVLSEEDSAPIKRSKKNKKSKKAVAQQQQQEDSDAPSDDPIPTELNQAKSDSEDDWSKGKKSAKKSKSKKSASSKGKSAEQVAEPPKEVKATPAAVAPNYEEREAPDADATKPQHSCVTCRLVFDSKNKLFAHLKKTNHGVYIPKAQPDVLGKPPGKAKGKRNK, from the exons ATGCGCTGCTACTACGAGGAGCTCGGGCTGCAACGAGACGCCAACGATGGTGACATCAAAACAGCATATCGTAAACTGGCGCTCCGCTGGCATCCCGACAAGAATCCAGAAAGCTTGGCTGAGGCCAAGGAGAAGTTCCTGCTGATTCAACAGGCGTATGAAGTGCTCTCGGACGCACAGGAACGGTCCTGGTATGACAACCATCGCGAGCAGATTCTGCGGGGCAAGAATTCAGAGTACACGGAGAACTGCCTGGATGTGTTCCCCTACTTCACCAGCTCCTGCTACAAAGGCTACGACGACAGTGCGAAGGGCTTCTACAAAGTCTATGCCGATGTCTTCGTGAAGATTGCCTCCGAGGACTTTGAGTTCATGGACAGCGATGACGAGATGGACTGCGCACCCCCGTTCGGCAATTCAGAGAGCAGCTATGAGGAAGTCGTGGGCCCGTTCTACGCCTACTGGACGGCCTACACCACCAAAAAGTCATATGAATGGCTGTGTCCTTACGATGTGAGGGAGATCAAGGAACGTTTCATCTTGCGCAAGGTAGAAAAAGAGAtgaaaaaaattgttcaagcCGCCCGCAAGGAGCGCAACGAAGAG ATTCGTAATTTGGTGAGCTTTGTGCGCAAGCGGGATCGCCGTGTCTTGGCCTACAGACGTGTGCTGGAGGAGCGAGCCGAGGCTAATCGGCTGAAACAGGAGGAGAAGCGTCGGGAGCAGTGGCGCAAACGCAAGGAGGAGATGGCCGCCGCCAAGGAGAACAAAGTTTTCAATGAGGGCTACGAAGAGCAGCTTAGGCAATTGGAACAGGCATACGGCAGCGACTCGGACGACTACAccgatgaggaggatgacgacgaaGACGGGGACGGCTCGGAGGCAGACAGTGACGAGAATTTGGATGCCGAGGAAACCGAGTATGAGGTTGAGTATGTTGACGACTTATACTGTGTGGCCTGCAACAAATCATTCAAAAATGCCAAGGCCAAGGCCAATCACgaggagagcaaaaagcaCCGAGACAATGTAGAACGTCTGCGCCAGGAGATGGAGGCCGAGGAGGAAGCCTTCAATCATGCTTCACCCGAAGATAGCCTCAATGATGTCGAAGAAACACTGGCTGCAGTGCTGCTAAACGACGAACAGGAGGACGCCCAAGAAGATGTGCTTAGTGAAGAGGATTCAGCGCCGATCAAACgcagcaagaaaaacaaaaagtcaaagaaagctgtggcccagcaacagcagcaagaggacaGCGATGCCCCTAGCGATGATCCTATTCCCACAGAGCTCAACCAAGCCAAGAGCGACTCTGAAGACGACTGGAGCAAGGGAAAAAAGTCGGCcaagaagagcaaaagcaaaaagtcAGCGAGCAGCAAGGGAAAGTCTGCTGAGCAAGTGGCAGAACCACCAAAGGAGGTCAAagccacaccagcagcagtcgcaccCAACTACGAGGAGCGAGAGGCACCCGACGCCGATGCAACAAAGCCACAGCACAGTTGCGTCACCTGCCGCCTTGTGTTTGACTCGAAGAACAAACTGTTTGCGCATCTGAAGAAGACAAATCACGGCGTCTACATCCCAAAGGCCCAGCCGGATGTGTTAGGCAAACCGCCAGGCAAAGCCAAGGGCAAGCGCAACAAATAG
- the LOC117891952 gene encoding uncharacterized protein LOC117891952 isoform X2 has product MFGSKLRSWMETHIVRPRKKGNKHKQAASEASHSGSTSTGNGKKAGTLPPQGSNLTSPVLTSSGSHSIASPVRRREVSPIQCHPPSRRYGWQSPDEDSYVITSPKSDNLLYAPQCYQPHQAHHLSVPNCKDISCAEKSPTKVNCSSSSISSLSWSTGSKEPSSGKQTTFKEQQSNGEYHIPPEEEDEVEYEEVGALLLRPQAPIRDYQRPQSENLAGMRLIYEEETKPNSNHVRYGRLLPSKLAPVQLGDSVDSLITGVTPIPPAATTASAGSRIRTPRGVQRTNFMPGPRPHSLPSPESAYSTGYSTDGTSPCAASNYNPPEYYINMRSGTHYFPKSVNSLAIEAQRYKFGLNRIEEMSPMDPLPKSNFANAVHGLESSPSPLALRQQPKLFESPSPRQRCRIRTNPWYSTAEHMPPSSSAPTRLELDATSTTSTTSSGIKSGNELEVPAAKTTATTETVKATAYATTTSCRGTPRKSARVGVEGGVAPGAAGGVAYESSEGSSSSTEVENLHAPHTIKRRHLEQVETTTTSAPVAAGGGAGVTTTSFMLSDDEATLNEMIGKFDESYIYEKETDILSSDSDPTDDCASELDTGQDAGDECDTDELLDIDFIDTSSMQEVVLDRQDLSRNLGSCQYYFNQPISPLIKRKSSTRSRRKSGQEAADGSQQRRRKRFLKTRKKSCENREKLPESPLRQPRGSRSVGGTPVCLRRKLLGPKERIYKTSPLSNRSNSLIFGSINEKPSLTIAESEKALLKADLEADIKYKQLIMEAEQMLESMRNSLQSIPRDTPVASPRRVNPLANKRVEMLKHSEVDSKKQPAPPVTPPSEHELAAAINKRIEMLKFAENTTASSPPNSPKPGRCSPRKTHLTNFINQNAPPELPPRKINGNPTVTAPLSPQLQLNGRRLQESPLGKRRMMTVTSTTTTTTFSFNDDDSEMDCIAVEDVGNNNVEEPLPASLGNNNNFYCPHSEPLKRKVYKGSSSFERIKKNFDLELEISGRSKSNERSQSKLLTSVSAKSSMHDVTGNETNAQAMGGGGSNHKHKLILSTIVDLKRSLENQSHQLSGLNGDQN; this is encoded by the exons ATGTTTGGATCCAAGTTGCGCTCCTGGATGGAGACGCACATCGTGCGTCCGCGGAAGAAGGGAAACAAGCACAAGCAGGCCGCCTCAGAGGCCTCGCACAGTGGCAGCACCTCCACAGGGAATGGCAAGAAGGCGGGCACACTGCCTCCACAGGGCAGCAACCTCACCAGCCCCGTTCTGACAAGTAGCGGAAGCCACAGCATCGCCAGTCCAGTGCGGAGGCGCGAAGTATCTCCCATTCAGTGCCAT CCTCCCAGTCGTCGGTATGGATGGCAGTCACCAGATGAAGATTCATACGTCATCACATCGCCAAAATCGGACAATCTGCTGTATGCCCCACAATGCTACCAGCcacat caggcCCATCACCTGAGCGTGCCCAACTGCAAGGACATCTCCTGTGCGGAAAAGTCACCCACCAAAGTGAACTGTTCCTCTTCGTCGATTTCGTCGCTCTCCTGGTCGACGGGATCCAAGGAGCCCTCGTCGGGCAAGCAAACAACAttcaaggagcagcagtccAATGGGGAATACCACATTCCACCCGAAGAGGAAGATGAGGTGGAGTACGAGGAGGTAGGCGCTCTGCTGTTGCGCCCCCAGGCTCCTATAAGAGACTATCAGCGTCCGCAGTCGGAGAACTTGGCCGGCATGCGTTTGATCTACGAGGAGGAGACCAAACCAAACTCCAACCATGTTCGTTATGGCCGTCTGCTGCCCTCGAAACTGGCACCTGTTCAACTGGGTGATTCTGTGGACAGCCTGATCACTGGTGTTACACCCATTCCACCCGCTGCAACCACTGCATCCGCTGGCTCAAGGATTCGTACACCACGGGGAGTGCAACGCACTAATTTCATGCCCGGACCGCGCCCCCATAGCTTGCCATCTCCGGAGAGCGCCTACTCCACGGGCTACTCAACTGACGGCACCTCGCCATGCGCCGCCAGCAACTACAATCCCCCCGAGTACTACATCAACATGCGCTCGGGCACTCACTATTTCCCCAAGAGCGTCAACTCGCTGGCCATCGAGGCTCAGCGCTACAAGTTCGGCTTGAATCGCATCGAGGAAATGTCACCCATGGACCCGTTGCCCAAGAGCAACTTTGCTAATGCCGTTCACGGCCTGGAGTCGTCGCCCAGTCCCTTGGCACttcggcagcagccaaagctaTTTGAAT CACCCTCGCCGAGACAGCGCTGTCGCATAAGGACCAATCCGTGGTACAGCACTGCCGAGCATATGCCACCCTCCTCTTCGGCGCCTACGCGTCTGGAGCTGGatgccaccagcaccacctccaccacATCGTCGGGCATTAAGTCGGGCAATGAGCTGGAAGTTCCGGCTgccaaaacaacagccacaacagaaaCAGTAAAGGCAACAGCATATGCAACCACCACCAGCTGCAGAGGCACTCCCAGAAAGTCTGCTAGAGTCGGTGTGGAGGGTGGCGTTGCACCTGGGGCAGCTGGGGGAGTTGCTTACGAGTCCTCGGAGGGCTCTTCGTCGTCGACTGAAGTGGAAAATCTGCATGCCCCACACACCATAAAGCGGCGCCACTTGGAGCAGGTGGAGACGACAACAACTTCAGCCCCggtggctgctggcggtggcgcTGGAGTAACCACCACCTCCTTCATGCTCAGCGATGATGAGGCCACACTCAACGAGATGATTGGCAAGTTTGACGAGAGCTACATCTACGAAAAGGAGACAGACATACTCAG CAGCGATTCTGATCCCACAGATGACTGTGCCTCGGAGCTGGACACCGGGCAGGATGCGGGCGATGAGTGTGATACTGATGAGCTGCTGGACATCGACTTTATTGACACCTCGTCCATGCAGGAGGTGGTCCTCGACCGTCAGGATCTGTCCCGCAATCTGGGAAGCTGCCAGTACTACTTCAATCAGCCGATCAGTCCCTTGATCAAGCGCAAGTCCTCGACCCGCTCCCGACGGAAAAGCGGACAAGAGGCCGCCGATGGTTCGCAGCAGCGACGGCGGAAGCGTTTCCTCAAGACACGTAAGAAGAGCTGTGAGAACCGCGAGAAGCTCCCGGAATCACCACTGCGTCAGCCTCGCGGTTCGCGTAGTGTGGGCGGAACGCCAGTCTGCCTGCGTCGAAAACTGCTGGGCCCCAAGGAGAG GATCTACAAGACATCGCCGCTTTCGAATCGCTCCAATTCGCTGATCTTTGGTAGCATCAATGAGAAACCCTCGTTGACCATTGCCGAGAGCGAGAAGGCGCTGCTGAAGGCTGACTTGGAGGCGGACATCAAGTACAAGCAGCTCATCATGGAGGCCGAACAAATGCTGGAGTCAATGAGAAACAGCTTGCAGAG taTTCCACGGGACACACCCGTCGCCAGTCCGAGGCGCGTAAATCCCTTAGCCAACAAGCGCGTGGAAATGCTTAAGCACAGTGAGGTGGACTCAAAGAAGCAGCCGGCGCCACCGGTCACTCCTCCGTCGGAGCATGAGCTGGCCGCCGCCATCAATAAGCGCATCGAGATGCTGAAGTTTGCTGAAAATACGACGGCATCATCGCCACCAAATAGTCCCAAACCTGGCCGCTGCAGTCCCCGGAAGACTCATCTCACCAACTTCATTAATCAGAATGCTCCGCCCGAGTTGCCGCCGCGCAAAATAAACGGCAACCCAACGGTAACTGCTCCGCTCTCACCGCAGCTGCAGTTGAATGGGAGGCGGCTCCAGGAGAGTCCCTTGGGCAAGCGACGCATGATGACTGTGACGTCGACGACTACGACCACAACGTTCAGCTTCAATGACGACGACTCGGAGATGGACTGCATTGCTGTGGAGGATGTGGGCAATAACAACGTAGAGGAGCCTCTGCCAGCATCTCTtggcaataacaacaatttctACTGTCCACACAGTGAGCCGCTGAAGCGAAAGGTCTACAAGGGCAGCTCTTCCTTTGAGCGCATCAAGAAGAACTTTGACTTGGAGCTAG AAATAAGCGGTCGCAGCAAGTCGAACGAACGTTCGCAATCAAAGTTGTTGACTTCCGTCTCGGCCAAGAGCTCGATGCATGATGTGACGGGTAATGAGACGAATGCTCAGGCAATGGGCGGCGGAGGGAGTAACCACAAGCATAAGCTAATACTGAGCACCATTGTGGATCTGAAGCGGAGTCTGGAGAATCAGAGCCATCAGTTGAGCGGCTTGAACGGTGACCAGAACTGA